Genomic DNA from Solanum pennellii chromosome 3, SPENNV200:
ACTAATGTTTCTCAGCTGATTAGTAATTGTTTAGCTGTGAATGGTGAGTTCATGGACGCGGAAAATACAACACAAGTTGGTGGATTTCCAAATTGGCTTACGGATAGGGAAAGAAAGTTGTTGCAAACCTCGTCAATAGATTTAATGGCTACTAAGGCGAATTATGTCGTGGCTAAAGATAAATCAGGTCGATTTCGGTCCATTCAGGCTGCAATAAACTATGCAGCATCGAAGAGAGTTGGAAATGAAAGAATCGTTATCTATATCAAAAGGGGTGTTTATAAAGAGAATATTTTGGTAGGTCCTACAATGGGGAAAATCATGTTAGTTGGTGATGGCTTAAGATACACTATAATCACAGGAAGCCGCAGTGTTTCTGCTGGTTTCACAACTTACAGTACTGCAACTGTTGGTAATGACTCTCGAGCTTCCTCTCTGTTTCGTTTTCAGTTTTGTGTTTCAATTTCTTTCGTTTTATATCAATATGGTTTCATCTTTCATGAATTGAAGTAGATTAATGCGTAATTACAGAACCGTAATGCAATGGATTTAGCTACTTCTACTTCATTGGCATTAAGTAAAACAACCACAGAGGAATTCCATGTAGAATGAACACAATTTTGGGAAATGTCTAGGGATTTTGCTCTTCTACTCgtcccaaaaaaaataatacatttttgaaACACATAGTAAacaatttgactttaaaatgtctattttactctttcacatattttttagataacaaatttcagaagtcttttttttttaaatttcgtgTTAAATCAAACTACTTCATATAAATTGGGAAGGAGAGAGTAGTTCGTCCCAGTTGCATCTAATGCATATTGCTTCATAGCATAATAAGGTGGAGAATCATTGTAATACATAATTCCATCAAAAAGGTTGAGGCCAAACTATATGTTTTTGAAGAAGTACGTATTGTTATATCTCTCTAGACTCTACTTTGTGTAAGGGTTGACGTCCAAAACAGACTTTAATAAACATTAGGCATTATGTGAGTTAAGTTACTCCAATTTGgcataatttttctttatatcgGGATTCGGGAGTCAACCACCTCCCTAATACTGTCACTGGAAGGATCATGAcatactttttattaaaatattaagaaatgtttaaaaatcaaaggacaaaaaaaattaagctaATTAAAGGTCAAATGCTATTTTGGCGGATCATTTTGTTGCATTCAATTCCTTTCACGTGCAACAATTCTTAAGGGGAACAATCTGCATTTTGAAattactattaaaaatataCTGTAATTTATCAGGTCAGATCTTAGATTTCtgaatcaaaaaaaaaaaaatgtatacgAACATGTTTTCTGAGATTGAGAAACGAGGttgacatattttttattttatttttactagtaaaataataaacatgTGGTACATTAATTgtaagtaatttttaaattacaatGTTTTAGGAGTGGATGGAATTGGATTTATCGCTCGAGGCATCACATTCCGTAACACAGCAGGGCCACAAAACGGCCAAGCAGTAGCTCTACGATCAGCATCTGATCTATCAGTATTCTATGCTTGTGGTTTCGAAGGCTATCAAGACACCCTATTTGTTCAATCTCAACGACAATTCTACAAATCATGTTATATCTATGGAACCATAGATTTCATCTTTGGCAACGCTGCAGTTGTTTTCCAAAACTGCATGATTTACGTGCGTAAACCATTATGGGGACAAGTAAACGTGATCACAGCACAAGGAAGAAACGATCCATTTCAAAACACAGCAATTTCAATTCACAACTCTAGAATTATGGCAGCTCCTGATCTCCGTCCAGTAATTGGATCGTTCCAAACATATTTAGGACGTCCATGGCAGCAATACTCAAGAACGGTTATCATGAAGACTTATTTAGATACATTGGTTAATCGAGCAGGTTGGTTGACATGGTTAGATTCTAATTTTGCTTTGAGTACGTTGTACTACGCGGAATATGGTAATATTGGACCAGCGTCATCGACTAGGTTTAGGGTGAAGTGGCCTGGTTATCACGTCATAACAAATGGGAATGTTGCTTCTAAGTATACAGTTGCAAGCCTTATAGCTGGACGGGCGTGGTTGCCTTCAACTGGGGTCCCATTCACTGGGGGCCTGTGAAGAACaagtgttattattattacacaCTTTTATTTGccttgttatttttctttcttattttttcattgaTTCTTCTTTTTTGTACGTGTCATGCCATTATGACACATAAATGGATTTATGGATACTATTATGATATATTGAAATTCCACATTAAGatctatataatttttgaatagggcggaatgaaattttttttgaattttattcaaTTGGAAGATGTCTTGtgatatataataatatcttaaaataaattgttagtTGTAACTTGTAAGGGTAAAATTAGGTTAAAAGATGAATTGAatagtatttttattaaatattgggAAAATACATAAGTATTCCCTCAATCTATGCTCGAAATCCTAGacacacacttatattatactaaggtcctattatcctcctgaacttatttcataagtaattttctatctattttcggcctacgtggcactagtttgaaagaaaaagtcaaccagcgttgagCCCACAAGACAg
This window encodes:
- the LOC107015110 gene encoding probable pectinesterase/pectinesterase inhibitor 59, whose protein sequence is MSNYKFNSLLLILCSLSLFLNQSLSNTDDQETNDHDINWWCSKTPHPDPCNHFMSSGDVQPKSKSEFRTMTVQVAMDHVIQVQNHAKNVSQKCRGKRKKLVWMDCEKLMDDTILQLSRSLDGIKSNSSSDFDAQTWLSASLTNIETCLSGSNDLNVSNILQPNLSTNVSQLISNCLAVNGEFMDAENTTQVGGFPNWLTDRERKLLQTSSIDLMATKANYVVAKDKSGRFRSIQAAINYAASKRVGNERIVIYIKRGVYKENILVGPTMGKIMLVGDGLRYTIITGSRSVSAGFTTYSTATVGVDGIGFIARGITFRNTAGPQNGQAVALRSASDLSVFYACGFEGYQDTLFVQSQRQFYKSCYIYGTIDFIFGNAAVVFQNCMIYVRKPLWGQVNVITAQGRNDPFQNTAISIHNSRIMAAPDLRPVIGSFQTYLGRPWQQYSRTVIMKTYLDTLVNRAGWLTWLDSNFALSTLYYAEYGNIGPASSTRFRVKWPGYHVITNGNVASKYTVASLIAGRAWLPSTGVPFTGGL